The nucleotide window CTAGGACACGACATATAAGTTGTATTTGAGACTAACAAATTACAATATCTTGACGCGTCTTGAAGTGGATATGTTTGACTCGGTGATCCCCATCCGCGAGTTCATACTATCGGGCAGCATGTCTATGCCCATGGCTTGCGAAACATAGTCATTAACCGAATCATATACCAGTCAAAGGATATGTGTTTGTATAACCTTATCAACCAGGGAACATTAGAATAATTATCATACAATATATAGTCTAACAAACAAGTCACATAATTATCGATACATACCAGTGATGATGTGCAAGGACAATACAAATAAGTCATGAATACATAGGGAAATAACATCAtcacatgattgcctctaggccATATTTCCAACAGTCCCCCACTTGCACCAGAGTCGATCATTTAGGCATCATATGCCCATGGCCCTTGTGTGCGCCTGATGCTTTGGCTGCGGGAGAGGCTTCTTCGGTGGATCACCAATATTTAGATCCGTGTGTACTTTGCATATCTTTACATCACCTCTCTCAACAATCTCTCATATGAGATGATATCGCCTGAGTATGTGTTTGTGTTTCTAGTGATGCCTTGGTTCCTTGGCTTGTGCGATAGCTCACAATAGGAATCGAAAGAATTGGACGCGCCCTGAACCACATGGAGTGCATAAATGAAGTTCTTAATCCGAAAATCTCCCTTCGTAGCTTCAGAAGCCGTGATGTACCGGGCCTCCGTTATAGAATCAACAACCGTTTCTTGCTTGGAGCTCTTCCAGCTCACTGCACCTCCATTTAGAAAGAACACAAAATGAGATTGCGATTGATAGTCATCCTTATCAGTTTGGAAACTAGCATCAGTGTAACCCTTTGTAACGAGCTCgtcctcacctccataaactagaacatatccttagtccttctCAAGTATTCAAGTATATTTTTAACTGTTGTTCAATGATTCTCACCTCGTTCAGCCTGGTATCTGCTCGTAACACTTGAGCATAGGAAACATCTGGTTGAGTACATAACATTGCATACATGCTGGACCCGATAGCTGAAGCATACAAAATGTCATCCATGCAACTTCGCTCATCATGACTCACGGGACTATGAGATGCCATGCAACATAGGCAAGAGCCCTTTCTTGGCTTGAGCCGCTCCAACACCTTCTCTTTATGTCTGTTAGAACTGCTAGGTTCTCAAACCAGGATCCACTCACCGTTTTCTCAACACACATGCACACAAGGAAGTAGTATGAAGCTCTATAGGTTTATACCAATATCACACGCTTACTTCTACAAACAGGAGTACATGTCCTTTTATAAGACTAGCCAAACCGGCTATGCTAGCAATACTTAATAGCTAAGCTAGGACAACAAAGTGTGGAGGCAATCATTTCGACTAGTCCAGTGATACACATCGTGAAGTCGTCGATCCGCTCGCCATCCTTGAAGGCGATCGTTTCGAACTCAGCACGGAGGCGTTGGGCATTCACCTCCCGCATGGGACCGCCGCGCTGCGTCCTGGTCACGTCCCATGCCTCCTTGGTTCTTCGCTGCGAGCATGCTATGCTTCTCTGGCAGGGTGGACTGGATCTGCGTCGCCATGGCCCGCCGATCGTCCTTTCAGGAGACGGTGTCGTCCTCCATGGCATCCCACAGGCTTGCGGCCGCATGTTGACCTCCATTACCAGCGCCCAGTCGGAGTAGTTCGAGCAGGTGATCATCGGGAAGGAGAGGTTGGTGCCGTCGCTGGGATTGTGCACCACTTGCTGCACCATAATATCTCCTCCACTGTGTTGCATCTTGCCGCGTCCGTGGTTTGGTAAGTGCAAACGGCGGTGGGGTTTTGGAGCCTGACGAGGCAGTCCTCCGCCACTCACATGCCTCCTCCCTCGGAACAAGTCTGATGCGAACTGTTGGCCGAAAATCAGCTCATGGGAGCTCTTCCTGAGCatggacacacacacacacgcacacacacgagagagagggggagggagagagggagagagatagCAGTGTTTTGCGTCGCGCGCACAACTTTGTTGGCCGGAAATCAGCTGACCGGAGCTCTTCCTGAGCACGCACCCCCCAaaagagagagggagggagggaggggcggagagagagagggagcagTGTTTTGCGCCGCGGGCACAACTTTGTTGGCCGGAAATCAGTTGACCGGAGCTCTTCTCGAGCACGCACCCCCCagaagagagagggagggaggggcgggagagagggaggggggagggaggggtaGAGAGAGAGTAGGCACCTGTCTCCACAAAAGGCAAAATGTATATGAAAAAAAGTTTGATTGAACACAATGGGTTTGGCTTTAGGGCGGGAGGGAGGGCCGAGAGAGGGGGGGGGTTCTGGTCTTTTGGCATCCCCTTGTACATGTATATATGTTGGCTTTGGCCTCCTAATGATACATGTTGCATCATAACATGGTATCATGAGCCTAGGTTTAGAGATTTGTTTTTGGCGCCACAACTCGCCTCTGATCCAACCTCGCGCATCGCCGTTGCCTTCTTTGCCGGTGGTCGCAGGCTTCCTCAACCCTTAATCTACAACTGCATCTGAAGGCCAAACGCCCAATTCACCCGATCTGCTATCTGGCGCTGGTGTCTTCGGTTGGAGGACTCAGTCGCTGTCACTCCCGTCTCGATCCGGCGGCTCCCTCGTCCTCCTCCAAGCGCCACCCACCTCGGCCCACCAGGCCCTGCTAGCTGCCTCCTCCTGGCCATGGCCCCACCATGACTGCTCGCCGGCAGCTGCCTCCTCCAGGCCGTGGCCCTGCTGTCGCATGCTGACCGGCCCTGGCCCATCAGATCCAGGCAGTGCCTGCTCCCGTCTGGCTGCTTCGCTGACCGCGCTGAATATCCGCTCGTTGCATCGTGTGCGTGTGCTTGTTTTCGAGCCAGCGTGATGCTGCTCCTTCGGCCGGCGGCGGCTTCGCTCTATCTCGCCAGTTGGACGTGCCCGACCTCGCGTGGTGCTTCTCCAGTGTCGGCTGCGTCTCTTGCAAGCTCGCGTGTTCTGCTGCTGCCAGACTCTGATCTGGATAGCGCGTGACGGTTGAGCGTTCGTTGTTTTATCGCCCGGGCTTCCTTCGTGAGGGTGAGCAGCAGATTGGTTCAGTTAGTATTTGGTTAAACCGTGAGCAAAAAAAAAGCCCTCGCATCCTGGTTATCTGGTGATATTCATTGGTGTTCCCTATGTTGACCCCGTCTCGCACATACGTCGTCGCTCGATGCTTGGTTCTCGTCCGTCTATGATGCTGTCCCCTATGACGTCTTCGGCAGGCTGTGATGGTCGCTGTACGTCAGCTCCTCTTGCGGCTTCCGGGCGCGGAGGTGATCACTCTACGTCGACTCCTCCAGTGGCTTCCGGGCGCGGAGGTGATCGCTCTACGTCGACTCCTCCAGTGGCTTCCACATGCAGCTCTACGTCTGCTCGCTACTCTCGGTCGACTCTACACGCGGCTTCCACGGGTGGTGGCGACTGCTCATCGTCGGCAGGTATTTCTACCTCGACCCTCTTCCGATGTGTCCCTGTCTGCGTGTGAGATTGTGCAATTGCGATGCCTGTTTGCTGCTTGGGATTCTTCACCGGCAGGTTCTGTGACTGACTCTTCGTGCACTGAGAAACCACCTTCTCATCATTCAGGTACATCTCCATGGATTGTTGATACTGGAGCGTCTTTTCATATGACTTATGATTCTTCCACTTTGACCTCCGTTCGACCTGTCGAGTCTCCTGTTCGTGTTCTTACGGCTGATGGCACTCCTCTCTGTAGCTAGTCGAGGCACTCTTAGCACTTCTTTATTTCATGTTCTCTCTATCGCTCATGTGCCCCGACTTACCATGCAGCTCATATCTGGTGgttagattgttgactctagttgTAGGGTAATTCTTGACTTTGATTTGTGTTCTGTTCAGGATCGTTGCACGGCCGCCCTGCTTGGTGCTGGCCCTCGACACTCTGATGGTCTCTGGGAGCTTGACTGGCTTCGTCTTCCCTTCGCTGCCACCGCCACTAGTCCCGCAGCCCCTTTGCTGCATCTACCAGCTCTTTTCAGTAGTGGCATAATCGTCTTGGCCATTTATGTGGTTCTCGTCTCTCATCTTTGGTTCATGGTGGTGTTCTGGGGTCTGTCTCTGATAACGCTTCGTTAGATTGTCTGGGTTGTAGGCTTGGTAAGCAGATTCAACTATTCTACCCTCACAATGAGTCAATGTCCGAGCGCCCTTTTCATCTCGTTCACTCTGATGTTTGGGGTCCGGCTCCCTTCGCTTCGAAAGGGGGTAATCGCTACTATATTATCTTTATAGACGACTTTTCTCGTTTCACTTGGATCTATTTCATGTCTTCTCGTAGTGAGGTCTTATCTGTATACAAAAAAATTGCTGCCATGGTTCATACCTAGTTTTTCACTCCTATTCGTGTTTTTCGTGCAGATGCAGCTGGTGAGTATATCTCCCATGCGCTGCGAGGATTCCTTGCTGAGCAGGGTACTCTTACTCGGTTCTCTCGCTCTGGTGTTCATGCTCAGAATGGTGTGGTTGAGCGCAAGCATCATCACCTTCTTGAGAAGGTGCGTGTGATGATGATCGCCGCTTCTCTTTCACCTCACTTCTGGGCTGAGGCTGTTACCACTTCCACCTATCTCATCAACATTCAACCATCTGCTGCTCTACAGGGTGGTATTCCTCTCTTGTGCCTTTTTGGCTGTTCTCCTGATTATTCGACGCTTCGTTTGTTTGGTTGCGTTTGCTATGTTTTGTTTGCCCCTTGTAAACGCACCAAACTGACCGTTCAGTCTATTGAGTGTGTCTTTCTCAGATATAGTGATGAGCATAAGGGCTATCGGTGTTGGGATCCTGTCGGTCGCCGGATGTGTATTTCTCGGGATGTGACCTTTGATGAGTCTCGATCCTTCTACCTGCGCCCATCCTCCTCGGCCTTTTCCACGGAGGACATCTCTTTTCTTATGTTTCTGAATACACCTCCCTCTGTGCCCAGTATTCCTACTCGTCCCGCTATTGCAGATCCGATGGCATCCTCTCCTATGGTTTCTTCTCCCTCATCACATGACTCTCCACCTTCATCACCGATACCTTCCGCTTCTCCACCTTCATCACCGATACATTCCTCGTCTCCACCTCTAGTGATTCCACCTCTTCCCTCTTTTCCTTTCCATTATATTCGTCATCCACGTGTTGTAGATAAGTCTTAATGATGTACCCTCTACTTCCTGTGTTGTCTTCCTCCTCTCAGCCGACTTATGGTCTTCGTTCTCGGCCTTGTCGGCCACTTGACCGATATTCTCCTTCTCGCTATGGTCTTTCGACCGTTCTTGAGCCGACTTCTTATCGAGATGCAGTTGTTCATCCTGAATGGCAGTTGCGATGGTAGAGGAGATTGCCGCCCTTGAGCGCACTGGCACATGGGATCTGGTTTCTCTTCCTCCCCGTGTTCGTCccatcacttgtaagtgggtctatAAGATTAAGACTCGCTTtgatggttctcttgagcgctataaagctcgtcttgtggctcgTGGTTGTCAGCAGGAGTATGGTTGTGATTACGATGAgacttttgctcctgtggccCATATGACCACTGTACGCACACTTCTCGTTGTGGCCTCTGTTCGCCACTGGTTTGTGTCTCAGCTAGATGTTAAGAATGCTTTTCTTAATGGCGAGTTGCGTGAGGAAGTTTATATGCAGCCACCACCTGGGTATTCAGTTCTTGATGGCATGGTTTGCCGTCTTCGtcgctctctctatggccttaagcaagcctCCCATGTTTGTTTTGAGCGTTTTGCCTCTGTGGTCACTGCAGCTGGTTTTTCGCCCAATGCTCATGATCTAGCGCTATTTGTCCACCTTTCTGCTCGTGGTCACACTCTTCTTCTATATGTTCATGACATGATCATCACAAGCGACGATTCTGAGTACATTGCCTTTGTCAAGGCCCGTCTCAGTGACCAGTTTCTTATGTCTGATCTTGGTTCTCTTCGTTACTTTCTTGGGATTGAGGTTTCCTCCATCTCTAATGGTTTTTTTATTTCCCAAGAGAAGTATATCCAAGATCTTCTTGCTCGTGCGGCTCTTAGTGATGAGCGCACTGTTAAGACTCCTATGGAGCTTAATGTTAACCTTCGCGCTTCTGATAGCGAGCTCTTGTCTGGTCTGACCCGTTATCGTCATCTTGTTGGGAGTCTTGTCTATCTTACTGTCACTCGTCCGGATATCTCCTATCCTATAATATTCCGAGTCAGTTTGTTTCCGCTCCCACTTCAATTTACTAGTCACCTTCTTCTTCATGTTGTACGATATCTTCGTGGCACGATCTCTCATCGTCTCTCTTTTCCCGTTCCAACTCGTTACAGCTTGAGGCCTATTTGGATGCTACATGGTCTAGTGATCCTTCGGATCGCCGTTCACTTTCTGCCTactgtgtttttcttggtggttctctcattgcTTGGAAGACAAAGAAACGGACTGCAGTTTTCCGTTTGAGTGCAGAGGCCGAGTTGAGAGCTATGGCTCTTCTGACGGCATAGGTGACTTGGTTATGATGGTTACTGGAGGATTTTGGTGTTTCTGTTACTACGCTTACCACCCTCTTGTCAGACAGTACAGGTGTTATTAGTATTGTGCGGGACCCCGTGAAGCATGAGCTTACCAAGCATATTGGTGTTCATGCTTCTTATGTGTGCGCTGCCTGTGCAACATGATGTTATTGCTCTTCAGTATGTGCCTTTGAGTTACAACTAGTGGACTTCTTCACGAAGGCCCAGACTAGAGCGCAACATAGATTTCACCTCTCCAAACTCattgtttgggggggggggggttagagtTATATTGATGATGTATTCTGGTCTTTTGGCATCCCCTTGTACATGTATATATGCTGGCTTTGGCCTCCTAATAATACAAGTTGCATCATAACACATGCAACCATGACATCATCAAAAGATTCTTTCAGATTTGAACTTAAAAAAAGTTCTATCTCCTGAATTGTTAACCTGATTGACGATCCACTTTCACCTTAGCTTTCTCGTggcgagatcttcaaaactagatcacATGTCGGCATGTTTCGACAACTTTTTGTTGTCGATACTTGCAGATTACTATCACTTACTTGCCATGTTATTAGTCAGATAGTTACCGGATTTAATTAACTTAGTTGCCAGATTGCTCAACTGAAGTGTAGGCTGATGCTTCTTACTCGTTAACACTTGAATAATCACTATCTAGCTTTGCATAACATTGCAAAGTTAAAAAATATAACATTGCAAAGTTAAAAAATATACAAAATTATTGTCTGGTAACTACTCATAATTCTTGTGGCAACCGTGATGGCAACTATGGTGACATAATCTGGCAATTCGTGGCAGCGGTTTTTTTTCACCGGAACATGTCACATGGGATCTTGTTTCATAGCCCTCGCCGAGGTGAACCCATCGGTTAAGACTGATCGTTATTGGATTAATGGTTTGTGAGATAAATCatttaaaaaattcaaaaagCAATTAATGTGATGATGTCAGCATGATGTGTAAGATTCTTGCATGCCTGCATGTGCTCTCAGTATAGTAAAAAATCCCATTGAAGTGCACGCATGCACACTTATGCAAAGTAGAATTTCCATTCCTTTTTGGGTTGCTCGGTTTAGGTTTTACTTCACAAATTCCTTTGTTTATGGATTTGTGATAAGAAACATTGTTATATGGAACCTATATTGGGAGGATGAGGCACATCTTCCTGTATTTTATACACCTGAGAAACATTATAAATTCACAACTTTACAAACAGTTTTCGTGTCAAATGCTATGGGTAATTGATTTAATTGACATGCCTGCCTATTCATGGTTATTATCAGAAACACAACAGTTGCTTATTATGATTGTTAGAAAAATGATATCATTCTTTTGACATGTTACACACTTTCAGGTACCATATGGTGTGCATTTCAAGTATAATTATTTTGTTCGAGAGGAAAAAAATTCCTCTAATGACATCATATGGAGGCCTGGACCTGAGTGCTCCTTATCGATACCTTCTGTTAGCCAGAAAAATCATGTCATCCTTGTAAAAGATCAGTGGATGGAAACCAGTGTGGCAGGTATTTCCTCTCCTTCCTGGGGATCATGGCTGATGGAAGCTGATTCTGTTGAAGATCAAATTGCTGAGAGAGGGAAGCGTGAGAGCATTGTGAAAGCCCACTCTGTTATAGATATGGTGGACGGAGCTTCATCTGTAGGTAATGTTGCTCTACCACAATTTTCATTTAATTAGTATTGACTGAGGCCCTTAGAGTTTCTGAACACTTAAATGTTTTCAGTTGATTGGCAGGTGAGCATATTATAATGAGACTTTGGAATGGCACACCTTTAGATTCAGTCAGTCCATCCATCAGTGTGCATGATGATTTTGCTGCAGCTGATAAACCAAATGCAATTAAAGTAAGTGTAAACCAACATGAGATAAATCAGCCTGTTGAGGAGCCATGGGTTCTTGGACCTATCGTCTCAGCAAAGAACTCCGTTGCACAAGTGAAACGCAAGAAAGACAGAAGGAAGTTTTTGAATACGGAAAAGGATTCAGGTGAAATAACTGAAAACATGCCTGAACAGGATCAGCCTGTGGAGGAGCCATGGTTATTTCAGTCTTGGGTGACAGCAAACAGAGCTGGTGTTATATCAAAACGGAAAGTAGAAGCAAAGGGCATTATGAAAAGGTTAAAAGAATTTGATAAACCCTCAGCAGCTTCTGAGAAGGATATGCCTGCCAGTGGTGAACCACCAAGAGTCATATTAATTAACTCCTCTATCTGCAGTACACAGAGAATTGCAGTATTGGAAGATGGGAAATTAGTTGAACTCTTGCTGGAGCCCATAAAGAACAATGTACATTGTGACAGTATTTATTTAGGTATAATAACAAAACTTGTGCCTCACATGGGAGGTGCTTTTGTCGACATTGGAATTTTGAGACCTTCACTTATGAGCATAAAGCAAAACCGTGATCCATTTGTGTATCCTCAAATTGTCAAGGATATTAAAGGAGGTTCTGCTAATGATTCTGGTTATAACCATGAGAGCCTTCTGACatacgatgatgatgatgatgatgttgatgatgataTGGCTGACAATGAGTTTGCAGATGAAGAAAATGACGATGATTCATCAACATTTCTGGCTCAGAATGTTAAGGAAAATGAAGAAGGCTTGGACATTGTGTCCCATTCTAATATGAAGAAGATTGATGGTGCTGAATTTGAAAATGTCTCTGGTTgggatgatgaaattgatgatcaCGTGGAAGATGAATACAATGATGATCACTCACCAGGAGATCGGTCAGAGATCTGCAATGATATTAAGACATTATCTTCCATTCAGCATGCTTTGAGGGAATCTAACGATGATACAAATGGATGTAGGTGGTCTCAAGTTCGCAAGGGCACAAAAATCATGGTTCAAGTTGTCAAGGAGGGATTGGGCACGAAAGGTCCAACACTGAGTCCCTTTCCATGCTTAAGAAGCCGATTTTGGGTGCGTAAGATTAACATAGTTCATTAGCTCTCATGCTCTTCGAGCATTACATTTTTAGAGCTTTATAATCTCTTGTTTAAAAAAATTAATGCTTCATAATCTCTTGTTTATCACCAAAGAACTAGGAATGGACAGGGATGCGTGTTAGCTATTCACGTGCCAGAACCATGAGTTGGTttcgagatcttatgggtttcaactctagcctaccccaacttgtttggtcTTGTTTGCCATTGGTACAACAGTCGCACAAAAGGAATATCTCTGACCGCTAAATGCGGCTTGGTTAGTTCACGGAACCACCACTATTTGTGTCTGCACCCTGTTGCAAAAACGCATGTTACGCACATGAAAAAAATGTGAAGAAAAATCTGGGATGTACAACATCCTTAACACGTGCATTTGCAAAATATGCCATAACAAGCTGTTTCATGCTTCACTATGTAAGAAACCTTTTTGAGTTCTGATCTTGAACAAAGCAATGATCTTAACTTACCTGGAATATGTCGCTTACGGACATTTGCCATGATAACATGTTAATGATATCACCGACGACTAACTATTCGAGGCACATTCTGATCTAAGTACCAAAACTTTTGAAAGAATGCCCTTGTTCTGACAGACCCCGCATTGTATGGTGCATAGGTGCTCAGGTAGAAACTTTTTTAACTTTGGAATGAGCCTTCCATTTTGAATTGCAGATATTGGTCTCTCGTGGCAACAAAGTTGGAGTTTCAAAAAAGATTACTGGGATAGAACGCACCCGGTTGAAGGGCATTACAAAGTTATTACGACCTCCTGGATTTACTCTGACAGCTCGTACAGTTGCCGCTGGCCATTCTTGGGAGGAGTTAAACAAGGACCTTGATCGGTTGTTATCTACCTGGAAAGGAATAACTGAACATGCTCAATCTGCTGCCCTAGCTGCCGAGGAGGGTGTGGAAGGTGCTATTCCTGTTATGTTGTATAGATCAAAGGGCCAGGCTCTATCTATTGTTCAAGATGATTTTAATGAGAAGGTGAGTTAAGTTTGCATACTGTTCAAAACACAGCAGAACCAATAAAATTATGTCACGAGTACATTTCTTTTCAAACGCTTTACTCGAATCCCGATTAACTGGTATTCTAAATATAGGTCAAGAGGTTGGTTGTGGATTCTCCTCGCACCTACCATGAGGTACGTTTATAGTCATTTAAACTCTTGAAGAAATATTTTTTGTAAAATATTTTTCCTTCACACCGATGCATGCTTTATGGTGTGTACCTCTAGACAGAAGTTGACTTCTATATGCCTGTTTTTTCTGTAATCCAAGAAGTCAACACTTGAAAATATATTCTCTGAAAATTTGCTGCACATTTTTTGTTGTCACATAAGCCTGTTAAATGAGTGGCCCATGTGGCCCACGTACTGCTGGCCCAGGATGGCTAGGCCCATACTAGAGTGGTCCAATCTTCACGAAGTGGAGGTGGATGTGaggaagaacacgaagaacacgaggggaaacacaatGGGAACTAGTACAAATCAACACACAAGTTGCAATAAAGATACACACAGATAGATCCTTGATCCAAATCATCCACAAGAGAGAGATGAAACAAGATAGGGTTCTTCCCCAAGTCCTAACACAAGGAGGGCTTGAATTCGTAGAGGAATCTTCACGTGGCCTTGATATTGCGTGAGTCTTCTCCCTCGGGAGGTCGTGTTCTCCATGAGGAGTCATCTCCACAATGGAGGAATCCCACTAGGAATGAGTTCTAATCTTAGCTAACCCTGGATCTAAGGTGGGGGAGAGGTTTGGTTGTGCTACCTGTGTTTGTGTGTGTTTGCGGTGTTGACCTTTTTGGGTAAGGggggggaggtatatataggtCCACCCACGAATGGGTAAGTGAGGAGGGGATACATGGCTCGTGGGCCCAAAACTTTGCGCAGTCAGTCTTACCGATCAGTCTGGTCGCGGAGGACTGGACAGTCCGGTAGTGCAAATCTTCGGAGGCTTCGGCGCAGGACTGGATAGTCTGGTCGGTCGGACCGGCCAGTCCGGTGGCGAGTCTTTTGGACAGTCTGGTGGCAACAGAAGGTTTTGAAGCTGTGCAGACCCACACGGACTGTCCGGCTAGCCGTCCGGATGCACCTCTTCTTCCGTCATTGCTTCCACGCTTCCCTCTTGGATGGCATAGTCGTACTCTTGTGCTTGCATTCCCTCAACATGCGCGAAGCTCAGCTTAAACCTATACATGCATTAGGAAGgagggtcaagtagtataccatcctcgaaggggcaAGTAAACACTACGTAAAGAAGAGAAATTCACCTTCATATGTATGATGTGGGAGATGCGTGTGTCTCCTGATGGTGGGGcacttgacatggtgatgtccgtgggatgctccgcatcaagaTGGGAATGAATGATATCTATCACCCTACTTGAGGGCGAGTGTTGTATGAGTGACCCATGTATTGCTGGCCTAGGAGGCCCAGGCCCATACCAGAGAGTGGCTTCTTAGAGTACTATTTATATAACCATGTAGCCTTTTGTATTTACCCCATTGTATAAGGGGTTTTCTGCATATCTTacacctgtacatgtatatatatattgGCCTACGACGtcatgggaatacaagttgcatattcCTAACATGGTATTAGATCTCAGGTTTTTTTAGCACGCACAACTCGTGCTTGATCCTTTCCTGGCGTCGTCGTGTTCTCCTTGTTGGATGTGTAACGCCCCGATCTGGTTGAGGGGCGACCAGAGTAGGCTACGGATTGGATCGGGAGGGAAAAGGTGCGAAGACTTGGAAAGGGGATGAGCGAAGGGGGAGTAGGTGAGGGGAATTCAGATTACTTTCAACCAACATGCCGATACATCCCTTCTCCAGGGTTTAAGTACACACGCTACGCCATTGGCCCTTGCCTCTTACACGCTTACAGGTGGAACCCACACACGCCTACACTTGGCCATGCCAACTGGCAGTCACACGGTGGTGTGTACTACCGCTGTGACAAGATGTCGCTGTTTCGTCGCCGCCTCGTTTCTCTACTCTGGCAACTGCTTGCCCACCCTCCCAATACTCCGGTCAACGCCATTGCCCCGAGCCACCTGCTTCGTCTTGAATCAAGCCGCCCGTGTCCTGATCTCTAGATCGAGACGCCGCGGGACTCCTCTGGATCGAGCCACAGACTTCCGCGAGACTCCTCTAGATTGAGTCATCCAGGTCCAGCTTTCTGGATCGCGTCGCCTGCCCTGGTTCCCTCCTCTGGATTGCCTCCTGATTCTGTCGAGCCGCCCAGGTCGTCACCTTGTTAGTTCATGGCCCCGCCGGTTCGTCATGTGGGCTCTCGATCGCGATTCTGACCCCAGCTGTCGTTCCTCGCCGATCTCTGCCGCTGGCCATCGATTCTTGTCACCACCGGCCGCTGATTCCTTATGCTGGCCGCCG belongs to Triticum urartu cultivar G1812 chromosome 7, Tu2.1, whole genome shotgun sequence and includes:
- the LOC125522016 gene encoding ribonuclease E/G-like protein, chloroplastic isoform X2 — protein: MAARALVAPPLPPTPPLGTMRATPRVAAGLSSALTGHRGRHTLCSVQLTESPSGNLQVEANSSHSPTQLMSTGHDDSAITCKGFCTISWSVKADVMDGYIIFITGDPVTLGCWEPDMAVQLNPSVKSSNKWTAVIKAVMVAVRQLLLRLPGAEVITLRRLLQWLPGAEVIALRRLLQWLPHAALRLLATLGRLYTRLPRVVATAHRRQVPYGVHFKYNYFVREEKNSSNDIIWRPGPECSLSIPSVSQKNHVILVKDQWMETSVAGISSPSWGSWLMEADSVEDQIAERGKRESIVKAHSVIDMVDGASSVGEHIIMRLWNGTPLDSVSPSISVHDDFAAADKPNAIKVSVNQHEINQPVEEPWVLGPIVSAKNSVAQVKRKKDRRKFLNTEKDSGEITENMPEQDQPVEEPWLFQSWVTANRAGVISKRKVEAKGIMKRLKEFDKPSAASEKDMPASGEPPRVILINSSICSTQRIAVLEDGKLVELLLEPIKNNVHCDSIYLGIITKLVPHMGGAFVDIGILRPSLMSIKQNRDPFVYPQIVKDIKGGSANDSGYNHESLLTYDDDDDDVDDDMADNEFADEENDDDSSTFLAQNVKENEEGLDIVSHSNMKKIDGAEFENVSGWDDEIDDHVEDEYNDDHSPGDRWSQVRKGTKIMVQVVKEGLGTKGPTLSPFPCLRSRFWILVSRGNKVGVSKKITGIERTRLKGITKLLRPPGFTLTARTVAAGHSWEELNKDLDRLLSTWKGITEHAQSAALAAEEGVEGAIPVMLYRSKGQALSIVQDDFNEKVKRLVVDSPRTYHEVTGYLQEVAPELCNRVDLYEKRTPIFDEYKIEKEIDNILCKRVVLQNGGSLIIEQTEALVSIDVNGGHSMFGQGTSQEKAILDVNLEAAKQIARELRLRDIGGIIVVDFIDMTDDSNKRLIYDEMKKAVEKDRSTVGVSELSKLGLMEITRKRVRPSVTFMISEPCPCCHGIGRVEALDTSFSKIEREICRRLAVSGHNPDPEKPKLWPRFLLRVDHEMCTYLTSGKRTKLGILSSSLKVWVLLKIARGFTRGAFELLPYSDQKDTDEQKELSPESPPPREAGRPRLSVFPIKKWMSRAKRAK
- the LOC125522016 gene encoding ribonuclease E/G-like protein, chloroplastic isoform X4, coding for MDGCNQGCDGRCTSAPLAASGRGGDHSTSTPPVASGRGGDRSTSTPPVASTCSSTSARYSRSTLHAASTGGGDCSSSADAAGEYISHALRGFLAEQGTLTRFSRSGVHAQNGVVERKHHHLLEKVPYGVHFKYNYFVREEKNSSNDIIWRPGPECSLSIPSVSQKNHVILVKDQWMETSVAGISSPSWGSWLMEADSVEDQIAERGKRESIVKAHSVIDMVDGASSVGEHIIMRLWNGTPLDSVSPSISVHDDFAAADKPNAIKVSVNQHEINQPVEEPWVLGPIVSAKNSVAQVKRKKDRRKFLNTEKDSGEITENMPEQDQPVEEPWLFQSWVTANRAGVISKRKVEAKGIMKRLKEFDKPSAASEKDMPASGEPPRVILINSSICSTQRIAVLEDGKLVELLLEPIKNNVHCDSIYLGIITKLVPHMGGAFVDIGILRPSLMSIKQNRDPFVYPQIVKDIKGGSANDSGYNHESLLTYDDDDDDVDDDMADNEFADEENDDDSSTFLAQNVKENEEGLDIVSHSNMKKIDGAEFENVSGWDDEIDDHVEDEYNDDHSPGDRSEICNDIKTLSSIQHALRESNDDTNGCRWSQVRKGTKIMVQVVKEGLGTKGPTLSPFPCLRSRFWILVSRGNKVGVSKKITGIERTRLKGITKLLRPPGFTLTARTVAAGHSWEELNKDLDRLLSTWKGITEHAQSAALAAEEGVEGAIPVMLYRSKGQALSIVQDDFNEKVKRLVVDSPRTYHEVTGYLQEVAPELCNRVDLYEKRTPIFDEYKIEKEIDNILCKRVVLQNGGSLIIEQTEALVSIDVNGGHSMFGQGTSQEKAILDVNLEAAKQIARELRLRDIGGIIVVDFIDMTDDSNKRLIYDEMKKAVEKDRSTVGVSELSKLGLMEITRKRVRPSVTFMISEPCPCCHGIGRVEALDTSFSKIEREICRRLAVSGHNPDPEKPKLWPRFLLRVDHEMCTYLTSGKRTKLGILSSSLKVWVLLKIARGFTRGAFELLPYSDQKDTDEQKELSPESPPPREAGRPRLSVFPIKKWMSRAKRAK